The following coding sequences lie in one Osmerus mordax isolate fOsmMor3 chromosome 13, fOsmMor3.pri, whole genome shotgun sequence genomic window:
- the kcnc1a gene encoding potassium voltage-gated channel subfamily C member 1a isoform X1, with translation MGQGDENDRIVINVGGIRHQTYRSTLRTLPGTRLAWLAEPDAHSHFDYDAKIDEFFFDRHPGVFAHILNYYRTGKLHCPADVCGPLYEEELAFWGIDETDVEPCCWMTYRQHREAEEALDSFGGGPAENGSDDTEADMLGDPGDGDDEMEMTKRLALGDSADAKAGFHWRRWQRRVWALFEDPYSSKYARRVAFASLFFIVVSITTFCLETHEAFNPIVNYTDIDPVDNSTRVYQETETVVYLTYIEGVCVMWFTFEFLMRITFCPNKLEFVRNTLNIIDFVAILPFYLEVGLSGLSSKAAKDVLGFLRVVRFVRILRIFKLTRHFVGLRVLGHTLRASTNEFLLLIIFLALGVLIFATMIYYAERIGASPNDPRASDHTHFKNIPIGFWWAVVTMTTLGYGDMYPQTWSGMLVGALCALSGVLTIAMPVPVIVNNFGMYYSLAMAKQKLPKKKNKHIPRAPQPGSPNYCRSGLNSPRPSLHSDTCSQHAPHSETCPPHAAQEVQEVNRIDPKVNGEAAKAALANEDCPHIDQVMSPEDGQVFSPASDRDQTCFLLAMGGRPGLSGARGRKDPWTEETVLVKYMQAEVLRVT, from the exons ATGGGCCAAGGCGACGAAAACGACCGTATCGTGATTAACGTGGGAGGGATCCGGCACCAGACCTACCGAAGCACCCTTCGCACCTTGCCGGGAACCCGGTTAGCTTGGCTCGCGGAGCCCGACGCGCACAGCCACTTTGACTATGATGCAAAGATTGATGAATTTTTCTTTGACCGTCACCCGGGCGTCTTCGCCCACATTCTTAATTACTACAGGACCGGTAAGTTGCATTGCCCTGCGGATGTATGCGGGCCATTGTACGAAGAGGAGTTGGCGTTCTGGGGTATCGACGAAACGGACGTTGAACCATGCTGTTGGATGACTTATCGACAACACCGAGAGGCCGAGGAGGCTTTGGATAGCTTTGGGGGTGGGCCTGCTGAGAATGGGTCTGATGACACGGAAGCGGATATGTTAGGAGACCCTGGGGATGGAGACGATGAGATGGAGATGACCAAGAGGCTGGCCCTCGGGGACTCAGCGGACGCCAAGGCGGGATTCCATTGGAGACGGTGGCAGCGGCGCGTTTGGGCACTCTTTGAAGATCCATACTCTTCTAAATATGCAAGG CGGGTGGCCTttgcctctctcttcttcatcgTGGTCTCCATCACAACGTTCTGCCTGGAGACCCACGAGGCCTTCAACCCCATCGTCAACTACACGGACATCGACCCCGTGGACAACAGCACCCGCGTGTACCAGGAGACGGAGACGGTGGTCTACCTCACGTACATCGAGGGCGTCTGCGTGATGTGGTTCACCTTCGAGTTCCTCATGAGGATCACCTTCTGTCCCAACAAGCTGGAGTTTGTGAGGAACACCCTGAACATCATCGACTTTGTGGCCATCCTGCCCTTCTACCTGGAGGTGGGGCTGAGCGGCCTGTCGTCCAAGGCGGCCAAGGACGTCCTGGGCTTCCTCCGGGTGGTGCGCTTCGTCCGGATCCTGCGCATCTTCAAGCTGACCCGTCACTTCGTGGGGCTCCGTGTTCTCGGCCACACGCTGCGCGCCAGCACCAACgagttcctcctcctcatcatcttccTCGCCCTGGGCGTGCTCATCTTCGCCACCATGATCTACTACGCCGAGCGCATCGGAGCCTCGCCCAACGACCCCCGTGCCAGCGATCACACGCATTTCAAGAACATCCCCATCGGCTTCTGGTGGGCGGTGGTCACCATGACGACGCTGGGCTACGGCGACATGTACCCCCAGACGTGGTCGGGCATGCTGGTGGGCGCTCTGTGCGCCCTGTCGGGCGTGTTGACCATCGCCATGCCCGTGCCCGTCATCGTCAACAACTTCGGCATGTACTACTCCCTGGCCATGGCCAAGCAGAAGCTaccaaagaagaagaacaaaCACATCCCTCGAGCGCCCCAGCCCGGCTCCCCCAACTACTGTCGCTCGGGGCTCAACTCTCCACGCCCGAGCTTGCACAGCGACACGTGTTCCCAGCACGCCCCGCACAGTGAAACCTGCCCTCCCCAC GCCGCGCAGGAAGTCCAAGAAGTCAACCGGATAG ATCCCAAAGTGAACGGGGAGGCTGCCAAGGCAGCACTGGCCAATGAGGACTGTCCCCACATCGACCAGGTGATGTCACCTGAGGACGGCCAGGTGTTTAGCCCCGCCTCCGACCGGGACCAAACATGCTTCCTGTTGGCCATGGGCGGGAGACCTGGACTGTCAGgggcgagagggaggaagg ATCCCTGGACAGAGGAGACTGTCCTAGTTAAATACATGCAGGCGGAAGTTCTCAGAGTGACCTGA
- the kcnc1a gene encoding potassium voltage-gated channel subfamily C member 1a isoform X2 gives MGQGDENDRIVINVGGIRHQTYRSTLRTLPGTRLAWLAEPDAHSHFDYDAKIDEFFFDRHPGVFAHILNYYRTGKLHCPADVCGPLYEEELAFWGIDETDVEPCCWMTYRQHREAEEALDSFGGGPAENGSDDTEADMLGDPGDGDDEMEMTKRLALGDSADAKAGFHWRRWQRRVWALFEDPYSSKYARRVAFASLFFIVVSITTFCLETHEAFNPIVNYTDIDPVDNSTRVYQETETVVYLTYIEGVCVMWFTFEFLMRITFCPNKLEFVRNTLNIIDFVAILPFYLEVGLSGLSSKAAKDVLGFLRVVRFVRILRIFKLTRHFVGLRVLGHTLRASTNEFLLLIIFLALGVLIFATMIYYAERIGASPNDPRASDHTHFKNIPIGFWWAVVTMTTLGYGDMYPQTWSGMLVGALCALSGVLTIAMPVPVIVNNFGMYYSLAMAKQKLPKKKNKHIPRAPQPGSPNYCRSGLNSPRPSLHSDTCSQHAPHSETCPPHVTRIDSIPQHASYNDTCPQAAQEVQEVNRIDPKVNGEAAKAALANEDCPHIDQVMSPEDGQVFSPASDRDQTCFLLAMGGRPGLSGARGRKGTLCYTQSYTHTHTPRYPRNVLHMYRMQSTVKSSPYLLPTLFLDVELHLFLCLPFSTLFFSLS, from the exons ATGGGCCAAGGCGACGAAAACGACCGTATCGTGATTAACGTGGGAGGGATCCGGCACCAGACCTACCGAAGCACCCTTCGCACCTTGCCGGGAACCCGGTTAGCTTGGCTCGCGGAGCCCGACGCGCACAGCCACTTTGACTATGATGCAAAGATTGATGAATTTTTCTTTGACCGTCACCCGGGCGTCTTCGCCCACATTCTTAATTACTACAGGACCGGTAAGTTGCATTGCCCTGCGGATGTATGCGGGCCATTGTACGAAGAGGAGTTGGCGTTCTGGGGTATCGACGAAACGGACGTTGAACCATGCTGTTGGATGACTTATCGACAACACCGAGAGGCCGAGGAGGCTTTGGATAGCTTTGGGGGTGGGCCTGCTGAGAATGGGTCTGATGACACGGAAGCGGATATGTTAGGAGACCCTGGGGATGGAGACGATGAGATGGAGATGACCAAGAGGCTGGCCCTCGGGGACTCAGCGGACGCCAAGGCGGGATTCCATTGGAGACGGTGGCAGCGGCGCGTTTGGGCACTCTTTGAAGATCCATACTCTTCTAAATATGCAAGG CGGGTGGCCTttgcctctctcttcttcatcgTGGTCTCCATCACAACGTTCTGCCTGGAGACCCACGAGGCCTTCAACCCCATCGTCAACTACACGGACATCGACCCCGTGGACAACAGCACCCGCGTGTACCAGGAGACGGAGACGGTGGTCTACCTCACGTACATCGAGGGCGTCTGCGTGATGTGGTTCACCTTCGAGTTCCTCATGAGGATCACCTTCTGTCCCAACAAGCTGGAGTTTGTGAGGAACACCCTGAACATCATCGACTTTGTGGCCATCCTGCCCTTCTACCTGGAGGTGGGGCTGAGCGGCCTGTCGTCCAAGGCGGCCAAGGACGTCCTGGGCTTCCTCCGGGTGGTGCGCTTCGTCCGGATCCTGCGCATCTTCAAGCTGACCCGTCACTTCGTGGGGCTCCGTGTTCTCGGCCACACGCTGCGCGCCAGCACCAACgagttcctcctcctcatcatcttccTCGCCCTGGGCGTGCTCATCTTCGCCACCATGATCTACTACGCCGAGCGCATCGGAGCCTCGCCCAACGACCCCCGTGCCAGCGATCACACGCATTTCAAGAACATCCCCATCGGCTTCTGGTGGGCGGTGGTCACCATGACGACGCTGGGCTACGGCGACATGTACCCCCAGACGTGGTCGGGCATGCTGGTGGGCGCTCTGTGCGCCCTGTCGGGCGTGTTGACCATCGCCATGCCCGTGCCCGTCATCGTCAACAACTTCGGCATGTACTACTCCCTGGCCATGGCCAAGCAGAAGCTaccaaagaagaagaacaaaCACATCCCTCGAGCGCCCCAGCCCGGCTCCCCCAACTACTGTCGCTCGGGGCTCAACTCTCCACGCCCGAGCTTGCACAGCGACACGTGTTCCCAGCACGCCCCGCACAGTGAAACCTGCCCTCCCCACGTCACACGCATCGACTCCATCCCGCAACACGCCTCGTACAACGACACGTGCCCTCAGGCCGCGCAGGAAGTCCAAGAAGTCAACCGGATAG ATCCCAAAGTGAACGGGGAGGCTGCCAAGGCAGCACTGGCCAATGAGGACTGTCCCCACATCGACCAGGTGATGTCACCTGAGGACGGCCAGGTGTTTAGCCCCGCCTCCGACCGGGACCAAACATGCTTCCTGTTGGCCATGGGCGGGAGACCTGGACTGTCAGgggcgagagggaggaagggtacGTTATGCTACACGcaatcgtacacacacacacacacacccaggtacCCACGCAACGTACTCCACATGTACCGTATGCAGTCCACAGTAAAATCATCCCCCTATCTTCTTCCAACACTCTTTTTAGATGTTGAActccatctttttctctgtcttccttttTCTACTCTCTTTTTTTCACTGTCCTGA
- the cd81a gene encoding CD81 molecule a gives MGVEGCTKCIKYLLFFFNFIFWLAGGVILGVALWLRHDQQTSSLLELKFEDSQPPSTFYLSVHILIAVGSVMMVVGFLGCYGAIQESQCLLGTFFACLVILFACEVAAGIWGFMHRDTISKEMVNFYDSVFEKAVSESNFEPDRKQAAASVLKVFHETLDCCGKGGTSLSSILTKGLSTLGLTDLCPKSAARMENCHTKINDLFSDKIYLIGIAALVVAVIMIFEMIFSMVLCCGIRNSPVY, from the exons ATGGGAGTGGAAGGCTGCACCAAATGTATCAAATATCTCCTTTTCTTCTTCAATTTCATCTTTTGG CTTGCAGGAGGTGTGATCCTGGGAGTGGCTTTATGGCTGAGACATGACCAGCAGACCAGCAGCCTGCTGGAGCTCAAATTTGAggactcccagcctcccagcactTTCTACCTCA GCGTTCACATTCTGATTGCTGTTGGCTCAGTGATGATGGTTGTTGGGTTCCTTGGTTGCTATGGTGCCATCCAGGAGTCCCAGTGTCTTCTAGGAACG TTCTTTGCTTGCCTGGTCATCCTTTTCGCCTGTGAGGTAGCTGCTGGAATCTGGGGCTTCATGCATAGAGATACG ATTTCCAAAGAGATGGTCAACTTCTACGACTCGGTGTTTGAGAAAGCGGTGTCGGAGTCCAATTTTGAGCCCGACAGGAAGCAGGCTGCTGCGTCCGTGCTGAAAGTCTTTCACGAGACG CTGGATTGCTGTGGAAAGGGAGGTACTTCCCTGTCGAGTATCCTGACCAAGGGATTGTCTACGTTGGGACTCACCGATCTCTGCCCTAAGTCAGCTGCAAGAATGGAG AACTGTCACACCAAGATCAACGACCTGTTCTCTGACAAGATCTATCTCATCGGCATCGCAGCCCTGGTGGTGGCTGTTATCATG atCTTTGAGATGATCTTCAGCATGGTCCTCTGCTGTGGCATCCGCAACAGCCCGGTCTActaa